From Thermomicrobiales bacterium:
ATCGTGCCATCCGTCAGCCAACCGTCCATGGCTGCGACGATTGCGGACCTCGCACAGGCAGATGAACTGCTCAAACCATACGATCGCCCGGTGGTTCTCCACCCAGGTGGAGCTGAGAATCCAGGCACTGCGATGCCTGACAAGCGCTGGCCAGCCGAGCGGTACGCTGCATTAGCACGCATGTTGACTGAAGACGGCTGCGATGTGCTGTTCAGCGGCGGGCCCGGCGATCGGCAGCTCAACGAGCACGTTGCGGTAGCAGCAGGGTTGCCCGTGCAGCGCTCACTGGCAGGTCAGTTCGGCCTCACGACAGCAGCCGCGGTTGTCTCGCGAGCGGCGCTGTTCGTGAGCGGCGATACCGGTATGAGCCACATTGCCGCGGCATCGGGCACGCCTACCGTCGCGATCTTCGGTCCGACGAACCCGCGACGGTACCGGCCAATTGGGAGAGCCGTGGAAGTGATCGCCCCCGAGGAATCGTGGGACCTGCCGGACGTGGATCTGCGCACTGCCAGTCGCGATGCATTGCCACAAACCACTTCGATCTCAGTCCACGAGGTGTATGCAGCGATGAAATCCACGATGGCTAACGCTGGAGTCGCAGCGTGACCGGTATCGCTCATCGCGTGCGCGACGCCGGGCTATCTGCTTTCGCGCGAATGACGCCTGCGGTTGAGGCTGGTGGTGACACAGTCGTCGTCCTGCAGCCCGATCATTTGGGTGACATCATCATGGCGCAACCCGCAGTCCGATTGCTCCGGCAGCATCTGCCGGACACGCGGATCGTCGGCGTCGTTGGACCGTGGTCGCAGGTGATTGCCCGGATCGCCTGGCCCGCAGATGAGATCGTGACGCTTGACTATCCTGGCTTCACCCGAAAGGCGTCCACTACTCGTGCAACCGCCTATCGACAGATGCCCGCCGACATACAGACACTCAAAGC
This genomic window contains:
- a CDS encoding glycosyltransferase family 9 protein, with amino-acid sequence MALPTLDSLQLAFPDAERTVLVGEHSRAIFETRSSGWRIAPISNQITPRVAFETAIAVRRSGAGCVVVLERSRLLRWAFAAIFGERAHAVAPIQPEIRHESAAYLDVVRALGIVPSVSQPSMAATIADLAQADELLKPYDRPVVLHPGGAENPGTAMPDKRWPAERYAALARMLTEDGCDVLFSGGPGDRQLNEHVAVAAGLPVQRSLAGQFGLTTAAAVVSRAALFVSGDTGMSHIAAASGTPTVAIFGPTNPRRYRPIGRAVEVIAPEESWDLPDVDLRTASRDALPQTTSISVHEVYAAMKSTMANAGVAA